A single region of the Candidatus Chlorobium masyuteum genome encodes:
- a CDS encoding peptidylprolyl isomerase, which yields MKNRPLRTLALIFGLLATLLPLSVYGAPALDRANSIYLDLPSGRVVIRLLPDLAPRHVARIKELTRKGFYDGLSFHRVIPGFMAQTGDPQGDGSGGSGQQLKAEFSRQQHIRGTVSMARASDPNSGDSQFFICFAPAPFLDGQYTIWGQVVSGMEFVDKVRAGSQFNNGMVSNPTRIVRMRVASDVKP from the coding sequence ATGAAGAACAGACCATTACGAACACTTGCCCTCATTTTCGGGCTTCTTGCCACCCTGCTCCCTCTCTCTGTTTACGGTGCACCGGCACTGGATCGTGCAAACTCCATCTACCTTGACCTTCCATCCGGACGGGTTGTCATCCGATTGCTTCCCGATCTCGCCCCCCGCCATGTAGCCCGCATCAAGGAGCTTACCCGTAAAGGGTTTTATGACGGACTCTCCTTCCACCGTGTTATTCCCGGATTTATGGCCCAGACCGGCGATCCGCAGGGCGACGGTTCAGGCGGTTCCGGACAGCAGCTTAAAGCGGAATTTTCTCGACAGCAGCATATCCGTGGCACCGTCTCCATGGCCCGCGCTTCTGATCCGAACAGCGGCGACAGTCAGTTTTTCATCTGCTTTGCACCGGCACCCTTCCTCGACGGGCAGTACACAATATGGGGGCAGGTTGTATCAGGAATGGAGTTTGTCGACAAGGTCAGGGCCGGTTCGCAATTCAACAATGGCATGGTCTCCAATCCTACCAGAATCGTGAGGATGAGGGTCGCCTCGGATGTTAAACCGTGA
- a CDS encoding pyridoxamine 5'-phosphate oxidase family protein produces the protein MSEQVPEIFTKKVERLLAPEELEARILKFLASRRLCVLSTSRDNEPRSTPILFRSKGFTLYMAGEPGLKLGNIMQNPSVSVGIFDPKAEFSDEIQDITGLQISAHARLLGKEDPGFNEAFNLFGRPQVWAEHWFGKMIEVIPDRVEMLSMGLKLEGYAARQIWSSTKEVP, from the coding sequence ATGAGTGAACAGGTTCCCGAAATCTTTACAAAAAAAGTCGAAAGGCTGCTTGCACCCGAAGAGCTTGAAGCGCGTATCCTGAAGTTTCTCGCCTCCCGGCGCCTCTGCGTGCTTTCTACCAGCCGTGACAATGAGCCGCGTTCAACACCCATTCTCTTTCGCTCAAAGGGGTTCACCCTCTACATGGCCGGCGAACCAGGTCTCAAGCTCGGCAACATCATGCAAAACCCGAGCGTCAGCGTTGGTATCTTCGATCCGAAAGCGGAGTTCTCCGATGAGATACAGGATATCACCGGCCTGCAGATAAGCGCTCATGCGAGGCTGCTCGGCAAGGAGGATCCCGGTTTTAACGAGGCGTTCAACCTTTTTGGTCGTCCCCAGGTGTGGGCTGAACACTGGTTCGGCAAGATGATTGAGGTAATACCCGACCGTGTAGAGATGCTCTCCATGGGGCTCAAGCTTGAGGGGTATGCTGCCCGCCAGATATGGAGTTCAACAAAAGAGGTGCCGTGA
- a CDS encoding transcriptional regulator: MSRNANTELLESARKKFARFRELSNEFGEEMAWETMLEGFPELQKERMGPLLALPTLIDGFRKSIPIFNAIGMDMVAVDISNRGIDAALEIQKVCPYLEAGNEFGFDIPCHVICELDMEATRRAFPEMEGEILSRQAYGSPVCIFKYERPAKQES; encoded by the coding sequence ATGAGTAGGAACGCTAACACGGAGTTGCTTGAATCCGCCAGAAAGAAGTTTGCGAGATTCAGGGAGCTCAGCAATGAGTTCGGTGAGGAGATGGCATGGGAGACGATGCTCGAAGGGTTCCCCGAGCTGCAGAAGGAGCGCATGGGGCCGCTGCTTGCACTGCCAACCCTCATAGACGGGTTCCGGAAGTCCATCCCCATCTTTAATGCAATCGGTATGGATATGGTAGCCGTGGACATCTCAAACCGGGGTATCGATGCTGCCCTTGAAATACAGAAGGTCTGCCCCTACCTGGAAGCTGGCAATGAGTTCGGGTTCGATATACCCTGCCATGTGATCTGCGAGCTTGATATGGAGGCAACCCGCAGGGCTTTCCCGGAAATGGAGGGAGAGATCCTCAGCCGTCAGGCATACGGTAGCCCGGTCTGCATCTTCAAATACGAACGTCCGGCAAAACAGGAGAGTTAA
- a CDS encoding sterol desaturase family protein: protein MAEIFSIPDLHILAYGTTIACGVLFWIIEGLKPFFSTVQKRALHARLNLSLAALNLLILLPSGFLMAFMLEWSKSLWPGIGMLNLPPAPEAILIILLIDLWMYLWHRLNHETRMLWRFHSVHHSDATLDVTSSWRFHWMEILFSELLRLPLFMLMGAGIEHLLLYSLLMTPVIEFHHSNLSIPPALDRLARLIIPSPMMHRLHHSKLMSEHNTNYGSMLSLWDRLFGSFLVKENLDNLQVGLDGESDSRNQQLFALLQRPFRS from the coding sequence ATGGCAGAAATCTTCTCCATACCCGACCTCCACATACTTGCTTACGGCACCACCATTGCCTGCGGAGTGCTCTTCTGGATCATCGAAGGGCTCAAGCCCTTCTTCTCCACTGTGCAGAAGCGCGCCCTCCATGCCAGGCTCAACCTTTCTTTAGCCGCCCTGAACCTCTTGATCCTCCTCCCTTCGGGTTTCCTCATGGCATTCATGCTGGAGTGGTCGAAAAGCCTCTGGCCGGGTATCGGGATGCTGAACCTTCCACCCGCTCCAGAAGCGATCCTGATCATCCTGCTTATCGACCTGTGGATGTACCTCTGGCATCGTCTCAACCATGAAACAAGAATGCTCTGGCGCTTCCACTCCGTACACCACAGCGATGCCACCCTCGATGTTACGTCGAGCTGGCGCTTCCACTGGATGGAGATCCTCTTCTCGGAGCTGCTGCGCCTCCCCCTTTTCATGCTGATGGGGGCGGGTATCGAACACCTGCTGCTCTACTCGCTCCTCATGACACCGGTCATCGAATTCCACCACAGCAACCTCTCCATTCCGCCCGCACTGGATCGTCTGGCCCGGCTCATCATCCCGTCCCCTATGATGCACCGCCTGCATCACTCGAAGCTCATGAGCGAACACAACACCAATTACGGCAGCATGCTCTCCCTTTGGGACCGTCTGTTCGGCAGCTTCCTCGTGAAAGAGAATCTCGACAATCTTCAAGTCGGACTCGACGGTGAAAGCGATTCCCGGAATCAGCAGCTCTTCGCCCTGCTCCAGAGGCCGTTCCGTTCGTAG
- a CDS encoding rhodanese-like domain-containing protein codes for MFGPDWLLDRAITFIERTHRVEHLKSDELAAMLAGSAPPLLFDTRTIEEYEMSHIATALRLDQDITLEAFEDRYAFLVAGRNTVVYCSVGQRSSDLLERVESVCLKAGARSLRNLRGGIFRWYNEGRTVINAGGVTDDIHRYDPIWGMMVEERR; via the coding sequence ATGTTTGGTCCTGACTGGCTGCTCGACAGAGCCATCACCTTCATTGAGCGGACACACCGGGTTGAACACCTGAAGAGTGATGAACTGGCGGCTATGCTTGCCGGATCAGCTCCGCCGTTACTGTTTGACACCCGCACCATAGAGGAGTATGAAATGAGTCATATCGCGACCGCCCTCCGTCTTGATCAGGATATCACTCTGGAAGCTTTCGAGGATCGCTACGCCTTCCTTGTAGCGGGTCGTAACACTGTCGTATACTGTTCGGTTGGCCAGCGCAGTTCGGATCTGCTTGAGCGGGTTGAGAGCGTGTGCCTGAAAGCGGGGGCCAGAAGCTTGCGTAACCTTCGGGGCGGCATCTTTCGATGGTATAATGAGGGAAGGACGGTCATTAATGCAGGGGGTGTGACGGATGATATCCACCGCTACGATCCGATCTGGGGTATGATGGTTGAAGAGCGACGGTAG
- a CDS encoding 3'-5' exonuclease — MQRMLAESVVVLDFETTGLSPEYGDRAIEIGAVLLEQGEIIGRFQKLMNPGFRISQFIEGYTGITNEMLKGQPCCEEVMAEFSEFIAGRNFVAHNAAFDRRFLDFELKRAKRAYDGSCCCSLLVSRRIYQDSPNHKLQTLVSHAGIRQTGVFHRALADAEMTAQLWLSMIERIRRQYRMPIVFFDQLCELSRVDKLYTHRYLTNLASAKTGEEDGDVWS; from the coding sequence ATGCAGCGAATGTTGGCGGAGAGTGTGGTAGTGCTTGATTTCGAGACGACGGGCTTGTCACCGGAGTATGGTGACCGGGCTATCGAGATCGGTGCGGTGCTTCTGGAGCAGGGGGAGATTATCGGGCGTTTTCAGAAGCTGATGAATCCCGGTTTCCGGATAAGCCAGTTTATCGAAGGCTATACCGGCATTACCAATGAGATGCTCAAAGGCCAGCCCTGCTGTGAAGAGGTGATGGCTGAGTTTTCAGAGTTCATAGCCGGACGCAATTTCGTTGCGCATAATGCCGCATTCGACCGACGGTTTCTTGATTTCGAGCTGAAACGGGCGAAACGGGCATACGATGGCTCCTGCTGCTGCTCTCTGCTTGTCTCAAGAAGGATTTATCAGGACTCTCCGAACCACAAGCTGCAGACGCTTGTGTCGCATGCGGGCATCAGGCAGACCGGCGTGTTTCACCGCGCACTCGCAGATGCCGAGATGACCGCGCAATTGTGGCTCTCCATGATCGAGCGGATTCGCCGGCAATACAGAATGCCGATAGTTTTCTTTGATCAGCTTTGTGAACTCTCACGGGTCGATAAACTCTATACTCACCGGTATCTTACTAACCTGGCTTCTGCGAAAACAGGAGAGGAGGACGGGGATGTTTGGTCCTGA
- a CDS encoding transposase produces the protein MPRGARLDAPGSLHHVMVRGIERTAIVFDEKDRQDLLNRIGKAAEKTGTVIYAWSLMTNHTHLLLRSGSSGLPTFMRKVLTGYSVSFNMRHHRTGHLFQNRYKSILCEEEPYFVKLVSYIHLNPLRAGLVDSLEELDRYPWSGHKALMGLTKYPWQETEYVLQQFGISAGKARKLYLEFVRDQIQHGRQPELTGGGLVRSAGGWSEVLSMRKRGERRFSDERILGSGSFVEEVLGEVGDEQKEMMPVRMRQADAHELIEQQCNARGLSIDALQGGSRSREYSALRRELSRNLIIEFGLSHADVARMLGISRAGVSQMLLR, from the coding sequence ATGCCAAGAGGAGCGAGACTGGATGCACCGGGATCGTTGCATCATGTGATGGTTCGCGGAATTGAGCGGACGGCTATTGTATTTGATGAAAAAGACCGACAGGATCTATTAAACCGGATTGGCAAAGCAGCAGAAAAAACCGGAACAGTGATATATGCCTGGTCGTTGATGACCAATCATACACATCTGTTGCTCAGAAGCGGATCGTCGGGTTTACCGACCTTCATGCGAAAGGTGCTGACGGGGTATTCGGTATCGTTTAACATGAGGCATCATCGTACGGGGCATCTGTTCCAGAATCGCTACAAATCGATACTCTGCGAAGAAGAGCCCTATTTCGTCAAGCTGGTGAGTTATATTCATCTGAACCCCTTGCGAGCCGGATTGGTCGATTCACTGGAAGAGTTGGATCGGTATCCGTGGAGCGGCCATAAGGCGCTTATGGGATTGACCAAATATCCCTGGCAGGAGACGGAATATGTTTTGCAACAGTTTGGCATTTCAGCAGGAAAGGCGCGGAAGCTCTATCTTGAGTTTGTTCGGGACCAAATCCAGCATGGTCGTCAGCCGGAGTTGACGGGAGGCGGATTGGTGCGCTCAGCAGGCGGTTGGTCTGAAGTGCTGTCCATGAGAAAACGGGGAGAGCGTCGGTTCAGCGATGAAAGGATACTGGGCAGCGGATCGTTCGTAGAAGAGGTGCTCGGAGAGGTAGGTGATGAACAAAAGGAGATGATGCCGGTGAGGATGAGGCAGGCAGATGCTCATGAGTTGATCGAACAGCAGTGTAACGCAAGGGGGTTGTCGATCGATGCCCTGCAGGGAGGGAGTCGAAGCAGAGAATATTCTGCGTTGCGAAGGGAGCTTTCGAGGAACCTGATTATCGAATTCGGATTGTCGCATGCAGATGTAGCCCGAATGCTGGGGATTTCAAGGGCAGGCGTGAGTCAGATGTTGCTACGCTGA
- a CDS encoding cupin domain-containing protein: MQRYLMMSIVLFFMQAGTLHAAEYQNVEVKKLLTATKTTTSGEKIRYLNSKNPEVTALTVRIPPGGSTGWHKHPVPVYAYVLEGRLTVALKDGRTFTFNKGDALVEVVNTFHNGTNSGPEPVTLAVFYTGAAGLQNVIKEEPAAAPAAP; encoded by the coding sequence ATGCAGAGATACCTGATGATGTCGATTGTGCTTTTCTTCATGCAGGCAGGGACGCTGCATGCGGCGGAGTACCAGAATGTGGAGGTGAAAAAGCTTCTTACCGCCACCAAAACGACAACCAGCGGTGAGAAGATAAGATACCTCAACAGCAAAAACCCCGAGGTTACCGCCCTCACGGTACGCATTCCTCCCGGAGGTTCAACCGGATGGCACAAGCACCCGGTCCCGGTTTACGCCTATGTGCTCGAAGGGAGGCTTACGGTAGCGTTAAAAGACGGCAGAACCTTTACCTTCAACAAGGGAGATGCACTTGTCGAAGTGGTCAATACCTTTCACAACGGCACCAACTCCGGCCCTGAACCAGTCACCCTTGCCGTATTCTATACCGGTGCAGCGGGCCTGCAGAACGTAATCAAGGAGGAGCCTGCTGCCGCTCCGGCAGCCCCATAA